The Camelus dromedarius isolate mCamDro1 chromosome 17, mCamDro1.pat, whole genome shotgun sequence DNA window GCCTAGAGGGCTCGGGGATTGAGTTACCCTGCTgtgggctgagggctgggaggcagcACATAGCTCATTCTGATGCTCCAAACCGCCCCCAGATGTGTGGCCGTGAGCACCTCGGTGGTGACCCAGCAGCTGGTGCCAAAGCCCAGCCCCGAGGCCCGCAGGGCCCGACCCTACAGAGTAAGCAGTGCTGACCGGAGTGAGCGGAAGGGCATCGTGGCTCACAGTCTCGAGGACCTCCTCCTCAAGGTAGGGACAGACCTGCCTCCAACAGCCCAACACGGGGAACCTGGCTGAGCCCTGGCCCTGACAGCTGCCTCTGGCCTCCAGGTCATGAGCTGGGAGTTCAGCAGGGATTGATTTCACGGCTCAGATGGTGAAAAGGTTTCCTTTCTAGTGGCAGCTCCAATGGGCTGTATTTCTATAAATGGGCAATGAACAATCTTAacctgaaattaagaaaaaaattccactgAAAATAGCACcaataagaataaaattcttaaaaataaatttaacacaaGTGTAAGACATACTTTGAATATCAACATCATGGAAAGAAGTTAAACTGAACACCTCAAGaagcagggagggtacagctcagtggtagtgtgtgtgcttagcatgcacaaggtcctgggtttaatccccagtacctccattaaatgaaagaatgaatgaataaataaataaatgaatgaatgaataaataaatcgaattaccaccccccaaaaaaagaaaaaaaagaagacctaaataatgGAAATACAAGTGTGCTCAGAGATTAAAAgccttaatattgttaagatgacaataTTTCCCCATTtgatctacagatccaatgcaagcCCCACCAAAATCTCAGCTACTTTTTTCATAGATTTTGACAAGCTGATGCTAGAATTTATATAGATATACAGtggacctagaatagccaaaacaatcatGAAAAAAAGGCAAAGGTTGAGGACTCAcccttcctgattttaaaactgaCTATGAATCTACAGCAATCAAGACTCTGACATAAGGACAGACACACTGTGTTAGTTTGttagggctgtcataacaaagtaccacaggtttggcggcttaaacaacagaaatgtattttctctcaaATCTGGAGGAGACAAGAAGTCTAAGGTCAAGGTGCtgtcagggttggtttcttctgaggcctctttccTTGACAGTAGACGGCCATCTCCATGTTCACATGGTCCTCCCTCTGTGTATGTCTGCTGGTCCTAATCTTTCCTTCTTGTAAGGACACGTTTCCTTCTTATAAATCACATTGAATTAGGGTCCACTCTAATGCTCTCATTTTAACTTAGTTACTTATTTAAAGACACtgtctctaaatacagtcacattctgaggtattgggattaggacttcaaagtatgaattttgggggataTCATTCAGCCCATCATACCAACAAATCAACTaaacagaactgagagtccacatagacatagaaaacaaacttatgattactgggaggggaaggggataggaagggataaactaggagtttgagatttgcagatactaactactgtatataaaatggatacacaagtttctactgtagagcacagggaactatattcaatatcttgtagtaacctggaatgaaaaggatatgaaaacaaatatatgtatgtatatgtaagactgagttattatgctgtacaccagaaattgacacattgtaaactgactagttcaataaaaaaaggacataaaaaataaataaataaagttacttaaaaaaaagaattgagagtccagaaataaacccatgtatctatggtcaattgatttttgaccaGATGCCAAGactattcaatggagaaagaataatcttttcaacaaatggtgctgagacaatGGGATatccaaatgcaaaagaatgaagttggatccttCCCTcatactatgtataaaattaattcaaaatgtatcaaaaacctaaaactataaagcccttagaagaaaacataagtgttCATAACCTTGGTTTCTTAGCTATGGCACCAAAGCACAAATaaccaaaggaggaaaaaaaaactagactttatcaacattaaaaacttctgtgcatcaaaggtcactaacaaaaaaggaaaagataacccacagaatgggataaaatatttgcaagtcacatatctgataagggtctagtatcaataatatataaagaaccctcataactcaataaaaagaaaaaaccaaatgaaaatgggcaaagaatttgagtAGATGCTTCTCCAGAGAATGTACAAATGGCTaacaacacatgaaaagatactcagcatcatttatcattagggaaatgcaaatcaaaaacatttTATCCTGCTAGAATGGCTAAAGTgaaagacaataacaagtgttcaTAAGGAAGTGGACAAGTTGCTGGTGGGACTATAAAATCATGCAActgctttggaagacagtttggtagttcCTTAAAGTTAAATGTAGAGTTAttatatgactcagcaatttcactcctaggtatataccaggaaaatggaaaagatgtgtcacacaaaaatttgtacatgaatgtaCATAACAGTATAATTCATTATattcaaaaaacagaaagaattcaTATATCCATCAGttgaaaaatggattaaaaatgtgGTATGTCTACAtagtggaatattagtcagccataaaaagtaaacAATCATGCTGCAActtagatgaaccttgaaaacatgttaagtgaaagaagccagtctaaaaagaccacattaaaaaaaattaaaagaccacataatgtgtgattccatttatatgaaatgtccagaataggcaaacccATAGAAATAGGAGAGGAgaggttgccaagggctgggcaatgaggagtgactgctaacgGGTCCTGGGTTTCTCTTTGggttgaaaatgttttgaaattagatAGTAGTGGgagttgcacaactttgtgaatatactaaagaAATACTggattgtatactttaaaagagtaaatttcatagcatgtgaattatatcataataaattacatatgtgaCTCCCATTATATTTTTATCGGACAGCACTATTCTAGAACATTAACCATGAAGCCAGATACCAAGAGATACCATAATATAGGGTCTTTGGATGGTGATCCCAGGGCAAGAgccctgggttccagtcccaTCCTGGAAACCGCACCCCACTCATTCTTTCCCTGGCAGCTAAGGTGATGTGGGGCTTCCCCATGTCAGCTCCATGGTTACATGTGATGGCAGAAGCATCACTTACCTTATTCTCCAGGTCCAGGATACCATGATGCTGGCAGACAAGCCTTTCTTCCTGGTGTTGGAGAAAGACGGCACAACTGTAGAGACAGAAGAGTATTTCCAATCCCTGGCAGATGACACCATGTTCATGGTCCTCCATAAGGGGCAGAAATGGCAGCCCCCGTCAGAGCAGGTGATGTTCCACCTGTGGGGGAGAATACTGGGAGCCTGGGGGAAGGCCTTGAGGGATGCCAACCACACATGCTTGTCCTGATGCAGGGCACTAGGTACCAACCTCCCCTCTCCCGTAAGCCTGCCAGGAAAATCGATGTGGCCCGCATAACCTTCGACCTGTACAAGGTGAACCCACAGGACTTCATTGGTTGCCTGAACGTGAAGGCGACTTTCTACGGCACATACTCCCTTTCCTACGATCTGCACTGCTGCAGGGCCAAGCGCATCATGAAGTGAGTGCGTCAGGATTAGGTGTGGACAGGGTGGGTACACGGCAACGGGAGAGGCCCTATCTTTTCACAGGGACCTCAGCCCCTCCAGGGCCTGGGACTGGTGTTCATTCTGACAAGGCATGACAGCATTTGTCTAGAACCTTACGGCTGAATTTGTGTTTTAGTTTATGGAAGTGTGTGCCAAAGGGGTACATGTGCTCCTGCTGGTGGAACCTGGATCTATTTAGCTTTACTCATTACTTTCCACTAGAACAACAATTTTTTTCACCTAAAATAGTAAGTTTTCCTAAATAGTCTTCTAaccaacctttaaaaaaatgaacatgtgtCAAAGAGCTTATTGAACTTAATTAATGAGAGAACCAGTAGAAGTTACAATCAGTTCAAAATCCCACcctcacaaatgaacttatttacaaaacagactcacagacacacagagcaagaggggaaaggaggaaactgaagggataaattgggagttcgggatttacagatactaactaccatatataaaatagaaaaatagcaaggtcctactgtgttgcacaggaactatattcaataccttataatagcctacagtgaaaaaagaatatgaaaaggatacaGATTTAGATATAgatatgtagatatagatatatgaagtataactgaatcattatgctgtacaccaaaaattaacacaacattgtaaactgactatacttcaatgaaagaaaataaaaaccaaaaaaaaaagcctcacctACATATAGATCCATCAAGAATCCTGAGatacacaacactgtaaatcaactatacttcaattttaaaaaaaggaatgccGAGATAAACTTACAAATACAAAATTGGATTTTTCCATGAGGGTGGGAGGGTTGAAATGATTGTCCTTCCATAGAACAGAATTAGTTTGCATATCTATGGACAATAGTCATTTGTATTGtctaatgaactttaaaaaaaaactttttattttacttttgagcATCACAGGAAGCATGGGAATATGCTAAATCATCAGACAAGTATTATTATGGTAGTGTTTCCAAACCCAGCTGCTCCAATGGGGTCTAGACAATTCTTACCTCATCAGGTGGATGTAGACACTGAAGCAGAGGCATCCAACTAGTCCAAAGCCGCAAAGCTGGGGAGTAGCAGAGCACGGCCTCTTGCCAGCTTCTTCTGACAGATTCTACTCCTCCCCGATtgcttcatttattatttactgagtgctcaCTGTGTGCCTGGTCCTATGCTGTAAATTAAAGATACAGAGATAAATAAGATGTCAGAACAAGAATTTCTCTTGCCTCCAGTACCTTGATGAATGCTGGCACACAGTAGTAATTCAAATAATTGTGGAAGAATGTATATGATCCTTGTTCTCAGGGGGCTTCTGAGATGTCCTACTCTGGGTCCCCAGAGTTCTGCCAGAATGTATGTGGCTAGGGCATACCAGACCACCTCGGCTTTCTGAGTTTATTCTCTGTGTACCCAATCTGCAAATGAGCGACCTGAGGCTGAGTGGTTCTGTTTGCCACAGATGACACTCGATGCAGACTTGAACCTCGTTCTATGGCTAGatgtttcattttcctcctctacCATATCCTGCCCCGGCTTGATCTGGGCTTGCTCCCAGCAGTCTGCAGATTTCAAAAtctacagcaagaagtttcaGCCTTTAAACTCAGTCCATTTAGGGGAAGTGGGACTCTCAGATCTAAACAAAGTAGACATATtagtatcaagaaaaaaaatagcaaactgGAATCAGTGGGATGACTTAGTGGTgaaggcaagttttttttttttctttagttgtagtaaaatatacgtgacataaaatttaccatttaaccactttttttttaagtgacatcaagtacattcacagtgttgtgcaatgGTCATTTGtacatccatttccagaactttttcatcatcccaaactgaaactctgtacccattaaatgcaacctctccacaccccctccccccagccctgctaacctctgttctactttttgtctctgttaATTTTCCTGCTCTAGGTAACTCATACAACACTTGCCCTCTAGTGTCTGGCTTATATCACTtagataatgttttcaagtttcatccatattgtagcacgtgtcagaatGTCATTCCCACTTAAGTCTGGACAGCTGGTTTGAAGTCTCAGTCTAATTTGAGAAACAGCTATACTTCTCAAGGATagcctttacatttttaaattattttcatgtagAGATGTTTATAATCTTCTAATTGTTTTTCTGCCCCACTTCACCTCAGTCACAagtttatttattgaatgaaggtTAATGGAAGACAAGTTTTAACATCAGCCGGGaaggatttattttccttttgttttcttctccctgGTCCCCCCTAGGACTAGATACCCTCACCCATTTCTTTTAAACAGATTTGGGTAAGAATTCGGTTAAACAGACAAGCATTCAACCAGCTATTCTTGACCCCATATTTCCCTGCTCTTCTACACATCAGGCCCTGGGTTAAGTGATTGATGTTATTTCAGCCTCCCTAACCCCCCGTGCGACCACAGTGGCatgatctcattttacagatgaggaagctgaggctcagaactATAGCAGTTTGCCAAGGTTCACCCAGCTTATGAGACTGGATCAAAACTCAGCCCTGTCTGATTCAAGTTCCATTCTCAGTGCACTGCGACACTGGAGAGCTTCACGACCAGCACTCTGAAAATTAGCTAGACTGCAAACGCCTCGGAAGGGCCTCGGAGTCCAGCACAGAGGTGGTGAAAGGCAGGGTCATGTGATGTCAATCAATCAGGCCAGTCCAAAGtaggatgagaaaaataaaaggacttattattttttttaaacactatttttttaatgttttttttcctttgtcagggaggtaattaggtctatttatttttttaaaaatttttaacattttttattgatttataatcattttacaatgttgtgtcaaattccagtgttcagcataatttttcagtcatacatggacatatacacaggtctatttttaatggaggtactggagattgaacctaggacctcgtgcatgctaagcactcactctaccactgaggcaTCCCCTCCTGACAAGAGGCCTTATTAAATGAGCTTGAATTTTGCATGAGAATAGGGAGGTTGTGGACATCTGAATTAAAGTACCACTGCGAGTTCCCTCATAGAGCATTTGCTGAAGGAAGGCAGCGTCTGGTCCATTTGCACATCACTCTGTAATTTATAAAAGTATGAAGACAGCACGTGGGAGCAGCCCTTTAGGGGACACAGGAAGCGGTTTTCTTCGTGGTTTGACCCTAGTGCCTTCTCATTCCACCCAGGGAAGCTCTTCGCTGGGTCCTCTTCAGCATGCAGGCCACAGGCCACATGCTGCTTGGCACCTCCTGTTACCTGCGGCAGCTCCTGGACGCCACAGAGGGAGGGCAGCCCCCCAGGGACAACAGCCTGTCCCTCATCCCGAACCGTCTGAAGATACTGCAGTGAAAGCCCAGCCAAGGACTAGACTGGGCACCAGCAGGCTACGGCATGAAGTCTGCCCCTCAGCAACCTGTCTGCACGCGCTGTTCTTTCATTCCACCGCGTGCCTCCTGGCCTCCCGTCCCAAATGCTCCCGAGTCAATTGTCAAGCCTACGAATGTGTGACATCAGAGTTCGCAATAAATGATTTAGGTTGATACATCTTCTTTGCTTCTGTTCTTTACAAGGTGAGGGTGGGGTTCCATCTGGAAGGCTGGAAAGGTCTAAGGGAAGACAGACTTTATTGTCAACCATTCTCCATCATGCAGGATTATAGGAAACAGCATTtcttctaccaaaaaaaaaaaattgcagttgATTCTGAAACTAACGTCTGCTTAATCTAAGACTTGAGCAGACCATGTAACCAATACAGTGAATGacaatttccaaaataaacttgCCTACCAGAAGGGCTCTGATTGGGAGGGTGGGATGAAGGCAGtcttctagtttctcagtgtcaCATTTTATTACACGCTTTTCAGTGTTTAGGCGGTCAAGCTATACTGCAGTTTTCCATCAGTGCTTCCCTAGCCTGTC harbors:
- the CIDEC gene encoding lipid transferase CIDEC isoform X1, with the protein product MEPNTVQLTRMEYAMKSLSLLYPKSLSRCVAVSTSVVTQQLVPKPSPEARRARPYRVSSADRSERKGIVAHSLEDLLLKVQDTMMLADKPFFLVLEKDGTTVETEEYFQSLADDTMFMVLHKGQKWQPPSEQGTRYQPPLSRKPARKIDVARITFDLYKVNPQDFIGCLNVKATFYGTYSLSYDLHCCRAKRIMKEALRWVLFSMQATGHMLLGTSCYLRQLLDATEGGQPPRDNSLSLIPNRLKILQ
- the CIDEC gene encoding lipid transferase CIDEC isoform X3; protein product: MEPNTVQLTRMEYAMKSLSLLYPKSLSRCVAVSTSVVTQQLVPKPSPEARRARPYRVSSADRSERKGIVAHSLEDLLLKVQDTMMLADKPFFLVLEKDGTTVETEEYFQSLADDTMFMVLHKGQKWQPPSEQPARKIDVARITFDLYKVNPQDFIGCLNVKATFYGTYSLSYDLHCCRAKRIMKEALRWVLFSMQATGHMLLGTSCYLRQLLDATEGGQPPRDNSLSLIPNRLKILQ
- the CIDEC gene encoding lipid transferase CIDEC isoform X2; protein product: MEYAMKSLSLLYPKSLSRCVAVSTSVVTQQLVPKPSPEARRARPYRVSSADRSERKGIVAHSLEDLLLKVQDTMMLADKPFFLVLEKDGTTVETEEYFQSLADDTMFMVLHKGQKWQPPSEQGTRYQPPLSRKPARKIDVARITFDLYKVNPQDFIGCLNVKATFYGTYSLSYDLHCCRAKRIMKEALRWVLFSMQATGHMLLGTSCYLRQLLDATEGGQPPRDNSLSLIPNRLKILQ